The following proteins are co-located in the Motilibacter aurantiacus genome:
- a CDS encoding DUF3027 domain-containing protein, translated as MDAGPADLTTREDAPRRVPRARKPVLDAVLAGAVDVARAVAEELAEGEPVGEHLGASVEGERLVSHEFACLTPGYSGWRWSVVLARAPRQRQATVVESALLPGPEALLPPAWVPWSERLQPGDLGVGDILPTTADDPRLAPGWSDGTLAPEDEDVAARWELGLGRARVLSLEGRADAAERWYAGDGGPDAPIAQAAPAHCASCGFFVPLAGSMRLVFGACANVYSPSDGRIVSVDHGCGAHSEAAVLPAPPAPPEPVLDETGYEVVSVAPVAPVVVPEHGEGSVDEAAPAEELGHS; from the coding sequence GTGGACGCAGGACCGGCTGATCTGACGACGCGCGAGGACGCCCCGCGACGGGTGCCCCGGGCGCGCAAGCCGGTGCTCGACGCCGTTCTCGCGGGCGCTGTCGACGTCGCACGGGCCGTCGCCGAGGAGCTGGCCGAGGGCGAGCCGGTCGGCGAGCACCTGGGCGCCTCGGTCGAGGGCGAGCGGCTGGTCAGCCACGAGTTCGCCTGCCTGACCCCGGGCTACTCCGGCTGGCGCTGGTCGGTCGTGCTCGCGCGCGCCCCGCGCCAGCGTCAGGCCACCGTTGTCGAGTCCGCTCTCCTGCCCGGCCCGGAGGCGCTGCTCCCGCCGGCCTGGGTGCCGTGGAGCGAGCGGCTGCAGCCCGGCGACCTCGGGGTCGGCGACATCCTGCCGACCACCGCGGACGACCCGCGGCTGGCGCCGGGATGGAGCGACGGCACGCTCGCGCCCGAGGACGAGGACGTCGCGGCCCGCTGGGAGCTGGGGCTCGGCCGGGCGCGCGTGCTCTCCCTGGAGGGGCGGGCCGACGCGGCCGAGCGGTGGTACGCCGGGGACGGCGGCCCCGACGCTCCCATCGCGCAGGCCGCTCCGGCCCACTGCGCCTCCTGCGGGTTCTTCGTCCCGCTCGCCGGCTCCATGCGGCTGGTGTTCGGCGCCTGCGCCAACGTCTACTCCCCGTCGGACGGGCGCATCGTCTCGGTCGACCACGGCTGCGGCGCCCATTCCGAGGCGGCCGTGCTGCCGGCTCCGCCGGCCCCGCCGGAGCCCGTGCTCGACGAGACCGGGTACGAGGTCGTCTCCGTCGCCCCGGTGGCCCCGGTCGTCGTGCCCGAGCACGGTGAGGGCTCGGTCGACGAGGCCGCGCCCGCCGAGGAGCTCGGCCACAGCTGA
- a CDS encoding MFS transporter → MSTGSGQEASPEAGAGPGRAPVDERPGDDHPAAGRPGGNGSPRAEPGAAQHARSAARAAGTAASELGALGRLGWRRVRTATRAHGAGETGLAKLIDLTAIGSAGDALITVSLASTLFFSVPTGEARGQVAVYLLVTMAPFAVLAPVVGPLLDRLRHGRRWVISGTFALRAVLALVMATAVAGDTEDPFKLYPAAFGVLVGTKAYGVARAAAMPRLLPPALNLVTANARLSIASLAALSAAAPLGAGLVALTSPAWALRLAAVVLVVGAVLSVRLPARLDDAPGGTALLSSEQPGPDAFDPLDPLQLSELATAEEPHAQGQPAGATTAQRMRARLADGRRRRAEAVGPAVVRALRANAAIRAFAGFLLLHLAFLLRAEPFPGPDTALIAAAAAAAGLGSAAGASLGAGLRRRPPELTVLVTLAGVTLAAVLGWLLFGLVAVMAVSVAAGLAQTLGKLALDALVQRDVAEGVRASAFARSETVLQLSWVIGAGAGTLLHPDGGLGLGLAAVVLGVALAGVGRSVLAGRRGRRRDAAAG, encoded by the coding sequence GTGAGCACGGGCAGTGGGCAGGAGGCGTCCCCCGAGGCCGGGGCCGGCCCCGGGCGCGCGCCTGTCGACGAGCGCCCCGGGGACGACCACCCCGCGGCCGGCCGGCCCGGCGGCAACGGCTCCCCCCGCGCCGAGCCGGGCGCCGCGCAGCACGCGCGCAGCGCTGCACGCGCCGCGGGCACCGCCGCCTCCGAGCTCGGCGCCCTCGGCCGGCTCGGATGGCGCCGCGTGCGCACCGCGACCCGGGCGCACGGCGCCGGCGAGACCGGGCTGGCCAAGCTCATTGACCTCACCGCCATCGGCTCGGCCGGCGACGCGCTCATCACCGTCAGCCTGGCCAGCACCCTGTTCTTCTCCGTCCCGACCGGTGAGGCGCGCGGGCAGGTCGCGGTCTACCTGCTCGTCACCATGGCCCCGTTCGCGGTGCTCGCGCCCGTGGTCGGCCCGTTGCTCGACCGGCTCCGGCACGGGCGGCGCTGGGTGATCTCCGGCACGTTCGCGCTGCGCGCGGTGCTGGCCCTGGTGATGGCCACCGCCGTGGCGGGTGACACCGAGGACCCGTTCAAGCTCTACCCGGCCGCCTTCGGAGTGCTCGTGGGCACCAAGGCGTACGGCGTGGCCCGGGCGGCGGCGATGCCCCGCCTGCTGCCACCGGCGCTCAACCTGGTGACCGCGAACGCCCGGCTGTCGATCGCGAGCCTGGCCGCGCTGTCCGCGGCCGCCCCGCTGGGAGCGGGGCTCGTCGCGCTGACCTCGCCTGCCTGGGCGCTGCGGCTGGCCGCCGTCGTCCTCGTGGTCGGGGCCGTGCTGTCGGTCCGGCTGCCCGCGCGCCTGGACGACGCGCCGGGCGGCACCGCGCTGCTGAGCAGCGAGCAGCCGGGCCCGGACGCGTTCGACCCGCTCGACCCGCTGCAGCTCTCCGAGCTGGCCACCGCGGAGGAGCCGCACGCGCAGGGGCAGCCGGCCGGCGCGACCACGGCACAGCGGATGCGCGCCCGACTCGCCGACGGCCGCCGACGGCGCGCGGAGGCGGTCGGCCCCGCCGTCGTGCGGGCGCTACGGGCCAACGCCGCCATCCGCGCCTTCGCCGGCTTCCTGCTGCTGCACCTCGCGTTCCTGCTGCGTGCCGAGCCCTTCCCCGGCCCGGACACCGCCCTGATCGCGGCGGCCGCCGCAGCCGCCGGGCTGGGCAGCGCGGCCGGCGCCTCGCTCGGAGCCGGGCTGCGACGCCGGCCGCCCGAGCTGACCGTGCTCGTCACCCTCGCCGGGGTCACGCTCGCCGCCGTCCTGGGCTGGCTGCTGTTCGGGCTGGTCGCCGTCATGGCCGTGTCGGTCGCGGCCGGGCTGGCCCAGACCCTCGGGAAGCTCGCGCTCGACGCGCTCGTGCAGCGCGACGTGGCCGAGGGCGTGCGGGCCTCCGCCTTCGCCCGCTCCGAGACGGTGCTGCAGCTGTCGTGGGTGATCGGGGCCGGGGCCGGGACGCTGCTGCACCCGGACGGCGGGCTCGGGCTCGGGCTGGCGGCGGTCGTGCTCGGCGTCGCGCTGGCCGGCGTGGGGCGGTCCGTGCTCGCCGGCCGGCGCGGGCGGCGGAGGGACGCCGCAGCCGGCTGA